TTAAAGGGAAATGGAACAGTCATCATTTCCCCTTTTTTGTCGTTTTGTTATTTTGTCCATTAAATAAAGGAGGCGGTTATTAAGGCAAAAATTGAAACACTAATTAAACATTATGAAGAATTATCTCAAATAATGCAAGAGCCTGACTTCGTCTCTGACTTGAAGAAAATGCAGGAAATAAGCCGTGAACACAGCAACATAGAAAAATGCCTTCCGATATTCAAAAAATATCTGAGCACTCTTGCCGCAATAGACGAAGCCGAAGAAATTTTGAGTAGCGAAAGCGACGTGGAATTTTTAGACCTCGCCAAAACCGAGCTGACCGTTGCGCGCGAAATCTTACCGGAAATAGAGAGCGAAGCGCAAGTTTTGTTAATTCCTAAAGAGCCGAACGACTCGCGCAATGCAATTGTAGAAATCCGCGCGGGAACAGGCGGCGACGAAGCGGGGCTTTTTGCGGGCGATTTATACAGAATGTACAAATACTACGCCGAAAGCAAAAGATGGAAAATGGAATTGATGAACATAAGCGAAGGCGAAAAAGACAGCATAAAAGAAGTGTCAATCCTGATAAGCGGCGAAGATGTTTACGGAACGCTCAAATTTGAGTCGGGAGTTCACAGGGTGCAACGAGTTCCCGAAACCGAAACGCAAGGGCGAGTTCATACCTCGGCGGCAACAGTGGTTGTTCTTCCGGAAAGCGACGACGTCGATGTGGAAATAGACGAAAAAGATTTGCGCATAGATTATTTCAGAGCAAGCGGCGCAGGCGGTCAGCACGTAAATAAGACGGATTCCGCCGTTCGACTGACGCACTTTCCAAGCGGGCTTGTGGTAAGTTGCCAAGACGAGCGCAGTCAAATAAAAAACCGCGCAAAAGCAATGAAAATCTTGCAATCGCGCCTTTTGGACTTGGAAATTCAAAAGAAACAGGAAAGCGAATCCTCGGCGCGACGGTCTATGGTCAGCACGGGCGACAGAAGCGCAAAAATCCGAACATACAACTATCCGCAAGGGCGCGTAACCGACCACAGAATAAATTTAACGCTCTACAAATTAGAACAAGTTATGGCGGGCGATATTCAGGAACTGATAA
This sequence is a window from Chitinivibrionia bacterium. Protein-coding genes within it:
- the prfA gene encoding peptide chain release factor 1: MKAKIETLIKHYEELSQIMQEPDFVSDLKKMQEISREHSNIEKCLPIFKKYLSTLAAIDEAEEILSSESDVEFLDLAKTELTVAREILPEIESEAQVLLIPKEPNDSRNAIVEIRAGTGGDEAGLFAGDLYRMYKYYAESKRWKMELMNISEGEKDSIKEVSILISGEDVYGTLKFESGVHRVQRVPETETQGRVHTSAATVVVLPESDDVDVEIDEKDLRIDYFRASGAGGQHVNKTDSAVRLTHFPSGLVVSCQDERSQIKNRAKAMKILQSRLLDLEIQKKQESESSARRSMVSTGDRSAKIRTYNYPQGRVTDHRINLTLYKLEQVMAGDIQELIKGLAQADLQEKISAQGYVVASQKNS